Proteins encoded by one window of Branchiostoma floridae strain S238N-H82 chromosome 6, Bfl_VNyyK, whole genome shotgun sequence:
- the LOC118417698 gene encoding copine-3-like, with amino-acid sequence MPPIGAPPPVNPASKVELRVSCANLLDKDALSKSDPICRLKMFQGGHWYETGRTEHIMNTLNPTFARPFTVDYYFEEVQKMRFEVFDIDNATATLDDDDFLGYMECTLGQVVSNKVYTQPLLLKEGKRAGKGSVTVTAEELSGTSEHVHLTFFARKLDNKDFFSKSDPYLEIHRCDYASQQMVYRTEVVKNNLNPKWKPFKVNMQTLCDRDFDKKLLFKCYDWDSDGSHDFIGQFETTYRQMSQGLPVEFPCINPKKQAKKKSYKNSGVITLQSLKVVKEYSFLDYVMSGCQINFTVGVDFTASNGDPRQTTSLHYINPYAPNEYMKALMAVGEVVQDYDSDKLFPALGFGARIPPNFQVSHEFPLNFNAQNPFCAGVQGIVEAYQNAIRQVQLYGPTNIAPIIRHVAKFAHAEQQQGGGAKNYYVLLLLTDGVITDMAETREAIVRASHLPMSIIIVGVGDADFTDMEVLDGDDGLLKSPRGEPVKRDIVQFVPFRQFKSAAPAALSRCVLAELPSQVSGYFNSLGITPLPTPTAPPPAYPGPSQ; translated from the exons ATGCCCCCCATCGGTGCCCCTCCCCCCGTCAACCCTGCCAGTAAGGTGGAGTTGCGGGTGTCGTGTGCCAACCTGCTCGACAAGGACGCTCTCTCCAAGTCTGACCCCATCTGTCGTCTCAAGATGTTCCAAGGAGGGCACTGGTATGAG ACTGGCAGGACAGAACACATCATGAACACCTTGAACCCCACCTTTGCCAGACCCTTCACTGTGGACTACTACTTTGAGGAGGTTCAGAAGATGAGGTTTGAGGTGTTTGACATCGACAATGCCACCGCTAcccttgatgatgatgacttcctCGGGTATATGGAATGCACTTTAggccag gTTGTGTCTAACAAGGTTTACACCCAACCCCTCCTCCTGAAGGAGGGCAAGAGAGCCGGCAAGGGCTCCGTCACT GTGACTGCGGAGGAACTGTCTGGAACCAGCGAACATGTCCATCTTACGTTTTTTGCACGCAAGTTGGACAACAAG GACTTCTTCAGCAAGTCAGACCCTTACCTGGAGATCCACAGGTGTGACTACGCCTCCCAACAGATGGTCTACAGGACAGAG GTTGTGAAAAACAACTTGAACCCCAAGTGGAAGCCATTTAAAGTCAACATGCAGACTCTCTGTGATCGAGACTTTGACAAGAAACTGCTG TTCAAGTGCTATGACTGGGACAGTGATGGCAGCCATGACTTTATCGGACAGTTTGAGACAACGTACAGACAGATGTCACAGGGATTACCG GTGGAGTTTCCTTGTATCAACCCTAAGAAGCAGGCCAAGAAGAAAAGTTACAAGAACTCTGGAGTCATCACTCTGCAGTCCCTGAAA gTTGTGAAGGAATATTCATTCCTGGACTATGTCATGTCAGGGTGTCAAATCAACTTCACg GTTGGTGTAGATTTCACTGCGTCCAATGGTGACCCACGACAAACCACCTCCCTCCACTACATCAACCCCTACGCACCTAACGAGTACATGAAAGCACTGATGGCAGTGGGGGAAGTTGTACAAGACTACGATAG TGATAAGTTGTTCCCTGCACTTGGATTTGGGGCAAGAATTCCACCCAATTTCCAG GTGTCCCATGAATTTCCTCTCAACTTCAATGCCCAGAATCCTTTCTGTGCAG GTGTGCAGGGCATAGTGGAGGCGTACCAGAATGCCATTCGTCAGGTGCAGTTGTACGGCCCCACCAACATCGCCCCCATCATCAGACATGTCGCCAAGTTTGCTCATGCGGAACAGCAGCAGGGAGGGGGGGCAAAG AACTACTATGTCCTGCTACTGCTGACAGACGGCGTGATCACGGACATGGCTGAAACCCGGGAGGCCATTGTACGCGCGTCGCACCTCCCCATGTCCATCATCATCGTGGGGGTGGGGGATGCTGACTTCACTGACATGGAGGTGCTGGACGGGGATGACGGACTGTTGAAGTCACCGCGGGGAGAGCCGGTCAAGAGGGACATCGTCCAGTTTGTGCCATTCAGGCAGTTCAAAAGT GCTGCGCCCGCTGCCCTGTCTCGCTGTGTGCTGGCCGAGTTACCGAGCCAAGTCTCCGGATACTTCAACAGCCTAGggatcacccccctccccacccccacagCGCCTCCACCTGCCTACCCTGGTCCATCCCAGTAA